Proteins encoded in a region of the Polyodon spathula isolate WHYD16114869_AA chromosome 9, ASM1765450v1, whole genome shotgun sequence genome:
- the LOC121320771 gene encoding neural cell adhesion molecule 2-like isoform X2 produces the protein MLFDTWELKHTDEMKCRIANSNSDPAVNTCNDGRILISTTEGRSQLHIPSFKYTYEGIYKCQTAFQHGSHKILFNVSVIVQPEISGRIEYSPNDNHSVAVCEASSGKPKASISWTSDGNVTDKITYNQNRTFTVESRLIIPYNASMGNVTCIVSHPYWNESQTYTISLRGTETQSSPSATFSVTPSASASTKSLDYFDEEKFVSIKLGEEINLSCTNRTWSTMLFDTWELKHTDEMKCRIANSNSDPAVNTCNDGRILISTTEGRSQLHIPSFKYTYEGIYKCQTAFQHGSHKILFNVSVIVQPEISGRIEYSPNDNHSVAVCEASSGKPKASISWTSDGNVTDKITYNQNRTFTVESRLIIPYNASMGNVTCVVSHPYWNESQTYTISLRGTETQSSPSATFSVTPSASASTKSLDYFDEEKFVSIKLGEEINLSCTNRTWSTMLFDTWELKHTDEMKCRIANSNSDPAVNTCNDGRILINTTEGRSQLHIPSFKYTYEGIYKCQTAFHHGSHKILFNVSVIVQPEISGRIEYSPNDNHSVAVCEASSGKPKASISWTSDGNVTDKISYNQNRTFTVESRLIIPYNASMGNVTCIVSHPYWNESQTYTISLRGTVLGSSKESQWIVLFALIGFFPIYIVCIIVFLLKYESS, from the exons ATGCTGTTTGATACCTGGGAGTTAAAGCACACGGACGAAATGAAGTGCAGAATTGCAAACAGCAATAGTGATCCTGCTGTCAATACTTGTAATGATGGAAGAATACTTATCAGTACAACTGAAGGAAGATCACAGCTGCACATACCCTCGTTTAAATATACATATGAAGGGATTTACAAATGTCAGACAGCTTTCCAACATGGGAGCcacaaaatattgtttaatgtatCTGTCATAG TTCAACCAGAGATAAGTGGAAGAATTGAATATTCACCCAATGACAATCACAGCGTGGCTGTGTGTGAAGCTTCCAGTGGGAAACCAAAAGCAAGCATATCATGGACATCAGATGGAAATGTAACAGACAAGATAACTTACAATCAAAATCGTACCTTTACAGTGGAAAGCAGGCTTATCATACCTTACAATGCATCGATGGGAAATGTCACCTGCATAGTCAGTCATCCATATTGGAATGAATCACAAACTTACACTATTTCACTCAGAGGCACAG AAACCCAATCAAGTCCTTCAGCCACCTTCAGTGTGACACCAAGCGCTTCAGCTTCAACAAAATCACTGGATTATTTTG ATGAAGAGAAGTTCGTCAGCATTAAGCTGGGTGAGGAGATTAATCTAAGCTGCACAAATCGAACATGGAGCACAATGCTGTTTGATACCTGGGAGTTAAAGCACACGGACGAAATGAAGTGCAGAATTGCAAACAGCAATAGTGATCCTGCTGTCAATACTTGTAATGATGGAAGAATACTTATCAGTACAACTGAAGGAAGATCACAGCTGCACATACCCTCGTTTAAATATACATATGAAGGGATTTACAAATGTCAGACAGCTTTCCAACATGGGAGCcacaaaatattgtttaatgtatCTGTCATAG TTCAACCAGAGATAAGTGGAAGAATTGAATATTCACCCAATGACAATCACAGCGTGGCTGTGTGTGAAGCTTCCAGTGGGAAACCAAAAGCAAGCATATCATGGACATCAGATGGAAATGTAACAGACAAGATAACTTACAATCAAAATCGTACCTTTACAGTGGAAAGCAGGCTTATCATACCTTACAATGCATCGATGGGAAATGTCACCTGCGTAGTCAGTCATCCATATTGGAATGAATCACAAACTTACACTATTTCACTCAGAGGCACAG AAACCCAATCAAGTCCTTCAGCCACCTTCAGTGTGACACCAAGCGCTTCAGCTTCAACAAAATCACTGGATTATTTTG ATGAAGAGAAGTTCGTCAGCATTAAGCTGGGTGAGGAGATTAATCTAAGCTGCACAAATCGAACATGGAGCACAATGCTGTTTGATACCTGGGAGTTAAAGCACACGGACGAAATGAAGTGCAGAATTGCAAACAGCAATAGCGATCCTGCTGTCAATACTTGTAATGATGGAAGAATACTTATCAATACAACTGAAGGAAGATCACAGCTGCACATACCCTCGTTTAAATATACATATGAAGGGATTTACAAATGTCAGACAGCTTTCCACCATGGGAGCcacaaaatattgtttaatgtatCTGTCATAG TTCAACCAGAGATAAGTGGAAGAATTGAATATTCACCCAATGACAATCACAGCGTGGCTGTGTGTGAAGCTTCCAGTGGGAAACCAAAAGCAAGCATATCATGGACATCAGATGGAAATGTAACTGACAAAATATCTTACAATCAAAATCGTACCTTTACAGTGGAAAGCAGGCTTATCATACCTTATAATGCATCGATGGGAAATGTCACCTGCATAGTCAGTCATCCATATTGGAATGAATCACAAACTTACACTATTTCACTCAGAGGCACAG TGCTAGGTTCATCAAAGGAGTCGCAATGGATTGTACTTTTTGCCCTCATAGGGTTTTTCCCGATATATATTGTTTGCATCATCGTATTTCTCCTAAAATATGAATCAAGTTGA
- the LOC121320771 gene encoding neural cell adhesion molecule 2-like isoform X1 codes for MYVNKAVSTTFVLMWIMQGQETQSSPSATFSVTPSASASTKSLDYFDEEKFVSIKLGEEINLSCTNRTWSTMLFDTWELKHTDEMKCRIANSNSDPAVNTCNDGRILISTTEGRSQLHIPSFKYTYEGIYKCQTAFQHGSHKILFNVSVIVQPEISGRIEYSPNDNHSVAVCEASSGKPKASISWTSDGNVTDKITYNQNRTFTVESRLIIPYNASMGNVTCIVSHPYWNESQTYTISLRGTETQSSPSATFSVTPSASASTKSLDYFDEEKFVSIKLGEEINLSCTNRTWSTMLFDTWELKHTDEMKCRIANSNSDPAVNTCNDGRILISTTEGRSQLHIPSFKYTYEGIYKCQTAFQHGSHKILFNVSVIVQPEISGRIEYSPNDNHSVAVCEASSGKPKASISWTSDGNVTDKITYNQNRTFTVESRLIIPYNASMGNVTCVVSHPYWNESQTYTISLRGTETQSSPSATFSVTPSASASTKSLDYFDEEKFVSIKLGEEINLSCTNRTWSTMLFDTWELKHTDEMKCRIANSNSDPAVNTCNDGRILINTTEGRSQLHIPSFKYTYEGIYKCQTAFHHGSHKILFNVSVIVQPEISGRIEYSPNDNHSVAVCEASSGKPKASISWTSDGNVTDKISYNQNRTFTVESRLIIPYNASMGNVTCIVSHPYWNESQTYTISLRGTVLGSSKESQWIVLFALIGFFPIYIVCIIVFLLKYESS; via the exons ATGTACGTGAATAAAGCTGTCAGTACAACATTTGTGTTGATGTGGATAATGCAGGGTCAAG AAACCCAATCAAGTCCTTCAGCCACCTTCAGTGTGACACCAAGCGCTTCAGCTTCAACAAAATCACTGGATTATTTTG ATGAAGAGAAGTTCGTCAGCATTAAGCTGGGTGAGGAGATTAATCTAAGCTGCACAAATCGAACATGGAGCACAATGCTGTTTGATACCTGGGAGTTAAAGCACACGGACGAAATGAAGTGCAGAATTGCAAACAGCAATAGTGATCCTGCTGTCAATACTTGTAATGATGGAAGAATACTTATCAGTACAACTGAAGGAAGATCACAGCTGCACATACCCTCGTTTAAATATACATATGAAGGGATTTACAAATGTCAGACAGCTTTCCAACATGGGAGCcacaaaatattgtttaatgtatCTGTCATAG TTCAACCAGAGATAAGTGGAAGAATTGAATATTCACCCAATGACAATCACAGCGTGGCTGTGTGTGAAGCTTCCAGTGGGAAACCAAAAGCAAGCATATCATGGACATCAGATGGAAATGTAACAGACAAGATAACTTACAATCAAAATCGTACCTTTACAGTGGAAAGCAGGCTTATCATACCTTACAATGCATCGATGGGAAATGTCACCTGCATAGTCAGTCATCCATATTGGAATGAATCACAAACTTACACTATTTCACTCAGAGGCACAG AAACCCAATCAAGTCCTTCAGCCACCTTCAGTGTGACACCAAGCGCTTCAGCTTCAACAAAATCACTGGATTATTTTG ATGAAGAGAAGTTCGTCAGCATTAAGCTGGGTGAGGAGATTAATCTAAGCTGCACAAATCGAACATGGAGCACAATGCTGTTTGATACCTGGGAGTTAAAGCACACGGACGAAATGAAGTGCAGAATTGCAAACAGCAATAGTGATCCTGCTGTCAATACTTGTAATGATGGAAGAATACTTATCAGTACAACTGAAGGAAGATCACAGCTGCACATACCCTCGTTTAAATATACATATGAAGGGATTTACAAATGTCAGACAGCTTTCCAACATGGGAGCcacaaaatattgtttaatgtatCTGTCATAG TTCAACCAGAGATAAGTGGAAGAATTGAATATTCACCCAATGACAATCACAGCGTGGCTGTGTGTGAAGCTTCCAGTGGGAAACCAAAAGCAAGCATATCATGGACATCAGATGGAAATGTAACAGACAAGATAACTTACAATCAAAATCGTACCTTTACAGTGGAAAGCAGGCTTATCATACCTTACAATGCATCGATGGGAAATGTCACCTGCGTAGTCAGTCATCCATATTGGAATGAATCACAAACTTACACTATTTCACTCAGAGGCACAG AAACCCAATCAAGTCCTTCAGCCACCTTCAGTGTGACACCAAGCGCTTCAGCTTCAACAAAATCACTGGATTATTTTG ATGAAGAGAAGTTCGTCAGCATTAAGCTGGGTGAGGAGATTAATCTAAGCTGCACAAATCGAACATGGAGCACAATGCTGTTTGATACCTGGGAGTTAAAGCACACGGACGAAATGAAGTGCAGAATTGCAAACAGCAATAGCGATCCTGCTGTCAATACTTGTAATGATGGAAGAATACTTATCAATACAACTGAAGGAAGATCACAGCTGCACATACCCTCGTTTAAATATACATATGAAGGGATTTACAAATGTCAGACAGCTTTCCACCATGGGAGCcacaaaatattgtttaatgtatCTGTCATAG TTCAACCAGAGATAAGTGGAAGAATTGAATATTCACCCAATGACAATCACAGCGTGGCTGTGTGTGAAGCTTCCAGTGGGAAACCAAAAGCAAGCATATCATGGACATCAGATGGAAATGTAACTGACAAAATATCTTACAATCAAAATCGTACCTTTACAGTGGAAAGCAGGCTTATCATACCTTATAATGCATCGATGGGAAATGTCACCTGCATAGTCAGTCATCCATATTGGAATGAATCACAAACTTACACTATTTCACTCAGAGGCACAG TGCTAGGTTCATCAAAGGAGTCGCAATGGATTGTACTTTTTGCCCTCATAGGGTTTTTCCCGATATATATTGTTTGCATCATCGTATTTCTCCTAAAATATGAATCAAGTTGA